A window from Triplophysa dalaica isolate WHDGS20190420 chromosome 3, ASM1584641v1, whole genome shotgun sequence encodes these proteins:
- the gjc2 gene encoding gap junction protein gamma 2 encodes MSWSFLTRLLEEIHNHSTFVGKVWLTVLIIFRIVLTAVGGESIYSDEQTKFTCNTKQPGCDNVCYDSFAPLSHVRFWVFQIIMISTPSVMYLGYAIHKIARSTEEEGRKYQRHQRRSRHSRWRDGHHLEEVLEEEDDDAEPMIYEEDNLDAQDVKPEMDKTQSQDPVKHDGRRRIMQEGLMRMYVLQLLSRAIFEVGFLTGQYLLYGFRVNPSYVCNKIPCPHRVDCFVSRPTEKTIFLLIMYVVSCLCLLLNVCEMFHLGIGAFRDTLRNRRNQGRRTSYGFSYSRNIPASPPGYNLVIKSDKPGRIPNSILAHDQNSVVPEQHCTSPDENIPSDLASLHHHLRVAQEQLDMAFQTYNTKNAHTSRTSSPVSGGTMTEQNRVNTAQEKQGPRPKASTERVGTIGKNGKTSVWI; translated from the coding sequence ATGAGTTGGAGCTTTCTCACTCGTCTTCTGGAGGAAATCCACAACCACTCCACGTTTGTGGGGAAAGTGTGGCTGACCGTGCTAATTATCTTCCGCATCGTTCTGACGGCCGTTGGCGGTGAGTCGATCTACTCAGACGAACAGACAAAGTTCACCTGCAACACTAAACAGCCCGGCTGCGACAACGTATGCTACGATTCCTTCGCCCCGCTCTCGCACGTACGGTTCTGGGTTTTTCAGATCATCATGATATCCACCCCCTCGGTCATGTACCTCGGTTACGCCATTCACAAGATCGCCCGTTCCACGGAGGAGGAGGGACGCAAATATCAGAGACACCAGAGGAGGAGCCGCCACAGCCGTTGGAGAGACGGACACCACCTAGAGGAGGTTTTagaagaggaggatgatgacGCAGAGCCGATGATTTATGAAGAAGACAATTTGGATGCACAAGATGTCAAACCAGAGATGGATAAAACCCAAAGTCAAGACCCTGTGAAGCACGATGGTCGCCGCCGGATCATGCAGGAAGGCCTGATGAGGATGTACGTGCTTCAGCTGTTATCCCGTGCCATCTTTGAGGTGGGATTCCTCACGGGTCAGTATCTCCTCTACGGCTTCCGCGTGAACCCCTCGTACGTCTGCAACAAGATCCCGTGTCCACATCGGGTAGACTGCTTCGTTTCACGACCCACAGAGAAGACCATCTTTTTGCTCATCATGTACGTCGTGAGCTGTCTTTGTCTCCTACTCAATGTCTGTGAGATGTTCCATTTGGGGATCGGTGCCTTCCGTGATACACTCCGTAACCGTCGAAACCAGGGCCGGCGAACTTCATACGGCTTCTCATACTCCAGAAACATTCCCGCATCTCCGCCAGGTTACAACCTAGTAATCAAATCCGACAAGCCAGGTCGGATTCCCAACAGCATCCTTGCACACGACCAGAacagtgtggttccagagcaaCATTGCACAAGCCCTGATGAGAATATTCCATCTGACCTGGCTAGCTTACATCACCATTTACGAGTAGCCCAGGAGCAACTAGACATGGCTTTTCAGACATACAACACAAAAAATGCTCATACTTCCAGAACCAGCAGCCCTGTGTCGGGTGGCACAATGACAGAGCAGAACCGGGTCAATACAGCCCAAGAGAAACAAGGGCCACGACCTAAAGCCAGCACTGAAAGGGTTGGGACTATAGGAAAAAATGGAAAGACATCCGTGTGGATTTAA
- the LOC130417483 gene encoding uncharacterized protein LOC130417483: MTDTSKMLLLRLIFLFLLSGTSGMKDTHVFGVCGEDVILPYNGTLSDCNATEWYYNRHGGQSSFTQLRKGNMDNGVGRGSLTSDCSLNINKITEEDYGIYTSLIRNKNKAYAYVFLHVLCVSPLSTHTEIRPSSSLTLICHLYTYDNFCCDKFVEMEKIELIWVNRAGILLKTDSRYQIKSLGQFSSILTTTLLNEDNNTEWTCHVIKGNAVKASASFTIKYIVIIILGEIAAFTAPTVILLQIFCERRADNRRKAKTPRKYNDTNT; the protein is encoded by the exons atgactgACACGTCTAAAATGCTTCTGCTGCGGCTGATATTTCTATTCCTTCTGAGTG GTACTAGTGGAATGAAAGATACGCATGTGTTTGGAGTATGTGGAGAAGATGTCATTCTACCATATAATGGAACTCTTTCTGACTGCAACGCAACTGAATGGTATTATAACAGACATGGAGGTCAATCGTCATTTACACAGTTACGTAAAGGAAACATGGATAACGGTGTAGGGAGAGGgagtctgacatctgactgctctTTGAACATCAATAAGATCACAGAAGAAGATTATGGAATTTACACCAGCTTaatcagaaacaaaaacaaagcttATGCTTATGTTTTCCTGCACGTTCTTTGTG TTTCACCATTATCCACACATACTGAGATCAGACCATCGAGCTCGCTGACTCTCATCTGTCATTTATATACATATGATAACTTTTGTTGCGACAAATTTgttgaaatggaaaaaatagaACTGATTTGGGTAAATCGAGCTGGTATTCTTCTTAAAACAGACTCTAGATATCAGATCAAATCTTTAGGTCAATTTAGCAGCATTTTGACTACAACACTTCTGAATGAAGATAATAACACAGAATGGACATGTCACGTTATTAAAGGAAATGCAGTTAAGGCATCAGCCAGCTTTACTATCAAGTACATAG TGATTATAATTCTGGGTGAGATTGCAGCATTCACCGCTCCTACTGTAATACTTCTACAGATCTTCTGTGAAAGAAGAGCTG aTAACAGAAGAAAGGCTAAAACACCCAGAAAATACAATGATACCAATACTTAA
- the iba57 gene encoding putative transferase CAF17 homolog, mitochondrial has product MHKLALFGSAARAVCVGSSGLHAHNLLGFCLMRHQTQRRTYTQDQVKNSTGHFNCYRLEHRTLINVSGHDTNSFLQGIITNDTGLLEEDGTKAMYAHMLNVQGRTLYDIIIYSLKENLSGFKGVLLECDCSVQESIIKHLKMYRIRRKVNISVCTNLSLWALLPQNKDDVLKKTNPNVTAPEKGFVLEIDPRTEFMGWRLITSHEVNPAEIISACHQGNTEEYHQHRYEIGLPEGVKDLPPGEALPLESNLVYMQGISFIKGCYIGQELTARTHHTGVIRKRLMPVTMSAPVENVDQGAVLETEGGKPAGKHRAGIGLLGLSLVRMAHAKEQLILKSSDNTTVTSQATVPYWWPKNAKDK; this is encoded by the exons ATGCACAAGCTGGCTTTGTTTGGCAGTGCTGCTCGAGCGGTATGTGTTGGATCGAGCGGACTTCATGCGCACAATTTACTTGGTTTTTGCCTCATGAGACATCAGACTCAGAGGAGAACATACACTCAAGATCAAGTCAAGAACAGCACAGGACACTTTAACTGTTACAGACTAGAGCACAGGACTCTCATCAATGTTTCTGGACACGACACGAATTCTTTTCTTCAAGGAATAATCACTAACGATACGGGTCTTCTGGAAGAGGATGGGACCAAAGCTATGTATGCGCACATGTTGAATGTACAAGGCAGGACATTGTATGACATAATCATTTACAG TTTAAAGGAAAATCTGAGTGGATTTAAAGGTGTTCTTCTGGAGTGTGACTGCTCTGTGCAGGAGTCCATTATTAAACATCTGAAAATGTACAGGATACGTCGCAAGGTAAACATCAGCGTGTGTACCAATCTCTCACTGTGGGCTTTGTTACCTCAAAACAAAGATGATGTGCTGAAGAAAACCAATCCAAATGTGACAGCTCCAGAAAAAGGGTTTGTTTTGGAGATAGACCCAAGAACTGAGTTTATGGGATGGAGACTGATCACCAGTCATGAGGTCAATCCAGCGGAGATCATTTCTGCCTGTCACCAGGGTAACACAGAAGAATACCACCAGCATCGATATGAAATTg GACTACCTGAAGGTGTCAAAGACCTTCCACCAGGCGAGGCCCTCCCTCTGGAGTCTAATCTGGTCTATATGCAGGGAATCAGCTTCATAAAGGGCTGCTACATTGGACAGGAATTAACTGCCAGAACTCACCACACTGGTGTAATACGGAAACGTCTAATGCCTGTTACCATGTCTGCACCGGTGGAAAACGTGGACCAGGGGGCTGTTCTAGAGACTGAAGGAGGCAAACCAGCTGGAAAGCACAGAGCAGGAATTGGCCTGCTGGGCTTGAGCCTTGTACGCATGGCTCATGCCAAAGAGCAACTGATACTTAAATCTTCTGATAATACGACTGTGACATCACAGGCTACGGTGCCTTACTGGTGGCCAAAAAACGCTAAAGATAAATGA
- the jmjd4 gene encoding 2-oxoglutarate and iron-dependent oxygenase JMJD4, with translation MDRETFHNCCSLVKMPRQIKQQHCSSHFIEYIEKEIPYTKFFKNYLIPNHPCMFSKRFTEDWNCRKNWVTDEGKPNFQRLLHEFDDTPVPVANCNAKEYNSNPKQIMPFKEFIQYWREYIQNGHSSPKGCLYLKDWHMHRNFTDHNNYKTPIYFSSDWLNEYWDTIEVDDYRFVYMGPKGSWTPFHADVFRSYSWSANICGRKKWLLYPPGQEEFFRDCHGNLAYDVTAPVLQDKGLYAQFEEACQPLEIIQEAGEIIFVPSGWHHQVYNLEDTISINHNWLNGCNLDIMWEFLQNELSSVQREIEEWRDTMDTWHQHCQVIMKSCTGIDYGEFASFLKTIANNRISYLNSCPRNADHYQGHLAESLLALGPHHAAFDLQRVLYIFESMLNNEDFKRLDLTDLSFKPEELLQVIRDAIRIIV, from the exons ATGGATAGGGAAACCTTTCACAACTGCTGTAGTTTGGTAAAAATGCCCAGACAGATCAAGCAGCAACACTGCTCATCTCATTTCATTGAGTACATAGAGAAAGAAATACCCTACACCAAATTCTTCAAGAACTATTTGATCCCAAATCATCCCTGCATGTTCTCCAAAAGATTCACTGAAGATTGGAACTGCAGGAAAAATTGGGttacagatgagggaaaacCCAATTTTCAGAGACTTCTGCATGAATTTG ATGATACTCCTGTTCCAGTTGCAAATTGCAATGCAAAAGAATACAACTCAAATCCTAAGCAAATCATGCCTTTTAAGGAGTTTATCCAGTACTGGAGAGAGTATATACAGAATGGACATTCTTCACCCAAAGGCTGTTTATACCTGAAGGACTGGCATATGCACAG GAACTTTACTGACCACAATAATTACAAGACCCCAATTTATTTctcatctgattggctgaatgaATATTGGGACACGATTGAAGTGGATGATTATCGTTTTGTCTACATGGGACCTAAGGGGTCATG gACACCTTTCCATGCGGACGTGTTTCGCTCGTACAGTTGGTCCGCCAACATCTGTGGACGTAAGAAATGGCTCCTGTACCCTCCAGGTCAAGAGGAGTTCTTCCGGGATTGTCATGGAAACTTAGCATATGATGTAACGGCACCTGTCCTTCAGGACAAAGGTCTATATGCACAGTTTGAAGAGGCCTGTCAGCCCTTAGAGATTATTCAAGAAGCTGGGGAGATCATCTTTGTTCCAAGTGGTTGGCATCACCAAGTTTACAATTTG GAGGACACCATCTCCATTAATCACAACTGGCTGAATGGCTGTAATTTGGACATCATGTGGGAGTTTCTGCAAAACGAACTTTCTTCTGTTCAGAGAGAGATTGAAGAATGGCGTGATACTATGGACACATGGCATCAGCATTGTCAG GTGATAATGAAGTCATGTACAGGAATTGATTATGGGGAGTTTGCATCGTTTCTTAAGACCATTGCAAATAATCGAATATCCTACCTAAATTCATGCCCCAGAAATGCAGATCATTATCAAGGTCACCTTGCTGAAAGCCTGTTAGCATTGGGTCCTCACCATGCAGCTTTTGATCTGCAGAGAGTATTGTATATATTTGAAAGCATGCTGAATAATGAAGACTTTAAGAGATTGGACCTTACAGACCTGAGCTTTAAACCTGAGGAGTTACTTCAGGTGATCAGAGATGCTATTCGTATTATTGTATAA
- the snap47 gene encoding synaptosomal-associated protein 47, with amino-acid sequence MSQHVSIHSWSGSYYIKSEKRWVSGTLSLTRTTLLFTSEQNQESLASLRLSRIMEIKMESSSFIFSTLTVLEQGNIKHWFGSLKPCRAAVYHVLEHFWRERLLSPTEPHGAEAPLSKGQELISLISGAQRRLEDTGKVLQHQGEQFDNMAQGLEKIESDLNVADKLLSELECPSWWPFGKLPWKSHQEAKSEAAAKSSYTRGAGKGQKVITSIPAIISQVGSTGDMKPGSLTVLVSSLEIRDANGQLLHLYEREEVDDIRVHNPYEISVRQRFIGRPDICFRVLSAKMVEALSVLEMQYKKKIEFTRDYAVFQMTPTTTPGSPEGALNIWSAGHGQDTDVPVEVPAGELTQLQLQVLQPTVTEAEAQELKQMLQQLKSLALEAETELERQDEALDVLGSSTDHTTMNINRHTRRMRKLM; translated from the exons ATGAGCCAGCATGTGTCAATCCATAGCTGGTCTGGCTCTTATTACATCAAAAGTGAGAAACGCTGGGTCAGCGGGACCCTTTCTTTAACCCGCACTACCCTGCTCTTCACCTCCGAGCAGAACCAGGAGAGTCTGGCCAGCCTGCGGCTTTCACGCATCATGGAGATCAAGATGGAGTCCTCGAGCTTCATCTTCAGCACTCTCACTGTGTTGGAGCAGGGAAACATCAAGCACTGGTTCGGCTCCCTTAAACCCTGCCGGGCAGCTGTTTACCATGTGCTGGAGCACTTCTGGAGGGAACGGCTGCTGTCGCCCACAGAACCCCATGGTGCCGAAGCTCCTCTCAGTAAAGGCCAGGAGCTGATCAGCCTGATATCCGGAGCTCAGCGGAGGCTTGAGGACACTGGGAAAGTTCTGCAACACCAGGGAGAGCAGTTTGACAACATGGCTCAAGGCCTGGAAAAGATCGAATCGGATCTAAATGTGGCTGATAA ACTGCTCTCTGAACTTGAGTGCCCGTCTTGGTGGCCTTTTGGCAAACTACCATGGAAGAGCCATCAGGAGGCCAAATCTGAGGCAGCTGCCAAATCATCCTACACCAGAGGAGCAGGCAAGGGCCAGAAAGTCATAACCAGCATTCCTGCCATTATCTCCCAGGTTGGAAGCACAGGGGACATGAAACCGGGCAGTTTGACGGTGTTGGTTTCCTCCCTGGAGATTCGAGATGCAAACGGACAGCTTCTTCATCTCTATGAGAGGGAAGAAGTGGACGATATCCGTGTGCACAACCCCTACGAGATTAGCGTTCGACAGCGTTTCATCGGCAGGCCAGACATCTGTTTTCGAGTTCTGTCTGCCAAAATGGTGGAAGCTTTGTCCGTACTGGAGATGCAGTACAAGAAGAAAATCGAGTTTACTCGTGACTACGCTGTATTTCAGATGACCCCAACAACGACACCGGGTAGCCCAGAAGGTGCATTGAACATCTGGAGCGCAG GTCATGGGCAGGACACAGATGTGCCAGTGGAGGTGCCTGCTGGTGAACTGACTCAACTGCAGCTACAGGTGCTGCAGCCCACAGTGACTGAAGCAGAAGCACAGGAGCTCAAACAG ATGCTGCAACAGCTGAAGAGTCTTGCCCTTGAGGCTGAGACGGAGCTGGAGCGACAGGACGAGGCTCTCGATGTACTCGGCTCTTCTACTGACCACACCACCATGAACATCAATAGACACACTCGTCGTATGAGGAAACTGATGTGA